A stretch of the Arthrobacter sp. PAMC 25486 genome encodes the following:
- a CDS encoding PHB depolymerase family esterase, with protein sequence MEQQIRVGGRLRSFLLLNPELPEGVPPSAVLMVLHGSSQTGQAVRSYSGNSFDLLALHGPTVVVYPEGVNKLWNHNSAAPRAADDVAVMAALADLFRTLHGPVPVIIAGFSNGGQLLIRLIHEIPDKFDGAAIIGATLPRPGLAFADQRLPLPVMLVHGTHDLVVPYGGEGWFGRFIGRKRGPSAPETAQYFATRNNITSAPSHKVLPHRRESGRTSVTATSFEQEGRAPVRLYTVAGGGHVVPNRHRKAIFLAGRTTQDISIVEALAEFFPVLHWPLGESSN encoded by the coding sequence ATGGAACAGCAGATCAGGGTTGGTGGCCGGCTGCGGTCCTTCCTGCTGCTGAACCCCGAGCTGCCGGAGGGCGTGCCCCCGTCCGCCGTGCTGATGGTGCTGCACGGCTCAAGCCAAACGGGGCAGGCGGTGCGGTCCTACAGCGGCAACAGCTTCGACCTGCTGGCACTCCACGGCCCGACTGTTGTGGTCTACCCCGAGGGTGTGAACAAGCTGTGGAACCACAACAGTGCGGCGCCCCGCGCCGCGGACGATGTTGCCGTCATGGCAGCCCTCGCTGATCTTTTCCGCACGCTCCACGGCCCCGTGCCCGTCATCATTGCCGGATTCTCCAACGGCGGCCAACTGCTCATCCGGCTGATCCATGAAATCCCCGATAAATTCGATGGCGCTGCCATCATCGGCGCCACCCTCCCCCGGCCAGGCTTGGCCTTCGCCGACCAGCGGCTGCCGTTACCGGTGATGCTTGTCCACGGAACGCACGACCTCGTGGTGCCGTATGGCGGCGAAGGCTGGTTTGGCCGTTTCATTGGCAGGAAAAGGGGACCCTCAGCCCCGGAAACCGCCCAATATTTTGCTACACGCAACAACATCACCTCGGCACCGTCACACAAGGTCCTGCCGCACCGGCGCGAAAGCGGGCGGACCTCCGTCACGGCCACCTCCTTCGAACAGGAAGGACGGGCCCCGGTTCGGCTGTACACGGTGGCCGGCGGCGGGCACGTGGTGCCCAACCGGCACCGCAAGGCCATTTTCCTTGCAGGCAGGACAACCCAGGACATCAGCATTGTCGAAGCCCTGGCAGAGTTTTTCCCCGTGCTCCATTGGCCGCTCGGCGAATCAAGCAACTAG
- a CDS encoding 4-hydroxy-3-methylbut-2-enyl diphosphate reductase — protein MSTTAVSLSMPTVPRRRKSPEEVAAAAPVTGEKRVLLAAPRGYCAGVDRAVIAVEKALEHHGAPVYVRKQIVHNVHVVSSLEARGAIFVEENEEVPEGALVVFSAHGVSPAVVQSAADRGLRTIDATCPLVTKVHKEAVRFSKENKHILLIGHEGHEEVEGTYGEAPESTTIVNNPAEARTVQVEDPENLIWLSQTTLSVDEAMEIVEILRGRFPKLQDPPSDDICYATTNRQGAVKEIAPQADLVIVVGSANSSNSVRLVEVALEYGAKASYRVDFSHEIDETWFEGVASVGVTSGASVPEVLVKDVLMLLADYGYASVEEVVTAKEDILFSLPKELRATMKAAGDPDYKGVKSSNLL, from the coding sequence ATGAGCACCACTGCTGTTTCCTTGTCCATGCCCACCGTTCCGCGCCGTCGCAAATCACCCGAAGAGGTGGCTGCAGCAGCCCCGGTGACCGGGGAAAAGCGGGTCCTGCTCGCCGCACCGCGCGGCTATTGTGCAGGCGTTGACCGGGCGGTCATCGCGGTGGAAAAGGCCCTTGAACACCACGGCGCACCCGTTTATGTGCGCAAGCAGATTGTGCACAACGTCCATGTGGTGTCCTCGCTGGAAGCCCGCGGTGCCATCTTCGTGGAAGAAAACGAGGAAGTTCCCGAAGGCGCATTGGTAGTCTTCTCAGCCCACGGCGTCTCACCGGCAGTCGTCCAGTCCGCAGCGGACCGCGGCCTGCGCACCATCGACGCCACCTGCCCCCTCGTGACCAAGGTGCACAAGGAGGCTGTGCGTTTTTCCAAGGAAAACAAACACATCCTGCTGATTGGCCACGAAGGCCACGAGGAAGTGGAAGGTACATACGGGGAAGCGCCCGAAAGCACCACCATTGTGAACAACCCTGCCGAGGCGCGCACCGTCCAGGTTGAGGATCCGGAGAACCTGATCTGGCTGTCCCAGACCACGCTTTCCGTCGATGAAGCCATGGAGATTGTGGAAATCCTGCGCGGGCGGTTCCCCAAGCTGCAGGACCCGCCCAGTGATGACATTTGTTATGCCACCACCAACCGCCAAGGTGCCGTCAAGGAGATCGCCCCTCAAGCAGACTTGGTGATCGTGGTGGGCTCTGCCAACTCCTCCAACTCGGTGCGACTGGTGGAAGTTGCCCTTGAATACGGGGCAAAAGCCTCCTATCGCGTTGATTTTTCCCACGAAATTGACGAGACCTGGTTTGAAGGCGTGGCCAGCGTGGGCGTTACCAGCGGAGCGTCGGTGCCGGAGGTTCTAGTCAAGGACGTGCTGATGCTTTTGGCCGACTACGGCTACGCATCCGTGGAGGAAGTGGTCACCGCCAAGGAAGACATCTTGTTCTCCCTGCCAAAGGAACTTCGCGCCACCATGAAGGCCGCCGGCGATCCCGACTACAAGGGCGTCAAGAGCTCCAACCTGCTTTGA
- a CDS encoding exodeoxyribonuclease VII small subunit, with amino-acid sequence MSQTETPADIAALSYEQAREQLMNVVNQLEAGSSSLEDSLSLWERGEALAKRCEEWLEGAKARLDAARSTSEGSGPA; translated from the coding sequence ATGAGCCAGACAGAGACTCCCGCAGACATCGCAGCACTGAGCTACGAACAGGCCCGCGAACAATTGATGAACGTGGTCAACCAGCTGGAGGCTGGCAGTTCAAGCCTGGAAGACTCCCTTTCCCTATGGGAACGCGGCGAGGCCCTGGCCAAGCGCTGCGAAGAATGGCTCGAGGGTGCCAAGGCCCGTCTGGACGCCGCCCGGTCCACCAGCGAAGGGTCCGGCCCGGCATAG
- a CDS encoding ABC transporter substrate-binding protein has translation MRHKVSAALCTAVLLLATACTPAPIVTIPSASQSVGQAPLIVGIPEVPDGVLPAEGALLAHVYAAALNAAGLKSSVAEAPAKTGTLVSGLTAGSYDVAPAYSRLVLSEVSSAPAPADPGEVLSELAAALPAGVILMDATKAEDRDNMVVTAVTAEKYKLKSIADLAKVCDKLTMGGSADFKGSTGGLPALDRDYKCVPKAYESLLPTLATSNDGIVWSLLRDDIQVADIHSSSPAIADNSLVVLSDPEQLFVAQTIVPLVAKDKLSTDVQDLLNKVSAAMNTEELANLNRLSQDRHYGDDSEVAEAWLVQKGLIKASS, from the coding sequence GTGCGTCATAAGGTAAGTGCCGCTCTCTGCACGGCAGTTCTGTTGCTGGCCACCGCCTGCACACCCGCGCCCATCGTCACCATTCCCAGTGCTTCCCAGTCGGTGGGCCAGGCGCCGCTCATCGTGGGAATTCCTGAAGTGCCCGACGGCGTTTTGCCCGCCGAGGGTGCCTTGCTGGCGCACGTATACGCTGCCGCGCTGAACGCCGCGGGCCTGAAGTCCTCCGTCGCCGAGGCGCCAGCCAAGACAGGTACTCTCGTCTCAGGGCTGACGGCGGGAAGCTATGACGTTGCCCCGGCCTACTCCCGGCTGGTCTTGTCCGAAGTGTCATCAGCGCCCGCTCCCGCCGACCCCGGTGAGGTGCTCTCGGAATTGGCGGCCGCACTGCCGGCCGGTGTCATTCTGATGGATGCCACCAAGGCAGAAGACCGGGACAACATGGTTGTCACGGCCGTCACCGCGGAAAAGTACAAGCTCAAGAGCATCGCCGACCTGGCCAAGGTCTGTGACAAGTTGACCATGGGTGGCTCTGCAGACTTCAAGGGCAGCACTGGTGGCCTCCCAGCATTGGATCGCGACTACAAGTGCGTGCCGAAAGCCTACGAATCCCTGCTGCCAACCCTGGCTACCAGCAATGACGGCATCGTCTGGTCACTGTTGCGCGATGACATTCAGGTGGCTGACATCCACAGTTCATCACCGGCCATTGCGGACAATTCGCTGGTTGTGCTCTCCGACCCCGAACAGTTGTTCGTTGCCCAAACCATCGTGCCCTTGGTGGCAAAAGACAAGCTCAGCACCGACGTGCAGGACTTACTGAATAAGGTCAGCGCCGCCATGAACACCGAGGAGCTGGCCAACCTCAACCGGCTCTCGCAAGACCGCCACTATGGGGACGACTCAGAGGTAGCCGAGGCATGGCTGGTGCAAAAAGGGCTGATCAAGGCCAGTTCTTAG
- a CDS encoding glycoside hydrolase family 35 protein, producing the protein MSTSATLPGEQVPGVALSEAPRTTAQALSYGDRKLYKNGQPHRVIAGAIHYFRVHPDQWQDRIERLVAMGVNTLDTYVAWNFHQPHQDKSPDFTGWRDLARFITLAGDAGLDVIVRPGPYICAEWDNGGFPSWAISNPEMTLRSSDPLFTGVIEQWFDHLLPVIEPLQASHSGPVIAVQIENEYGSYGDDKDYLRWNRQALLERGITEMLFTADGGTDYFLDGGSLPDTWATATLGSRGPESDEVWQRRRPGEPFFTVEFWNGWFDHWSEEHHTRDAVEAAAEAKKILDVGGSICLYMAHGGTNFGLSAGANHDGAIQPTVTSYDSDAPIAEDGRLTAKFHAMREAFFAAAGRELTPVPEHLERPAPVLTSASVPLSRGTTLLDFVRAAEPVSSIKPLSFEQLGLDRGLVHYSAKAVLPAGEATIKIRGLHDRAQVWVDNAFAGVLNDANGADGLKVTTGGGMARVEILVENQGRINYGPLFGQGKGILDGVLINQRYVFHWEQRPIELELPLSELLAVGATKTPAATDSQPGADSSRGFFSGTLHVDAPADTYLALPDFGKGFVWVNGFMLGRYWEIGPQLTLYVPAPLLRTGENSITVLELEHGGTQAQLHEEPTLGLVGVTYVEDLG; encoded by the coding sequence TTGTCCACGTCTGCCACCCTGCCCGGGGAACAAGTCCCCGGCGTTGCGTTGTCCGAAGCACCACGAACTACTGCCCAGGCATTGAGCTATGGCGATCGCAAGCTCTACAAGAATGGGCAGCCGCACCGCGTCATCGCAGGAGCCATTCACTACTTCAGGGTCCACCCTGACCAGTGGCAGGACAGGATCGAGCGTCTCGTGGCGATGGGTGTGAACACGCTTGACACTTATGTCGCTTGGAATTTCCATCAGCCCCACCAGGACAAATCTCCGGACTTCACCGGTTGGCGGGACCTGGCCCGCTTCATCACCTTGGCTGGCGACGCCGGACTGGATGTCATTGTGCGCCCCGGCCCGTACATCTGTGCCGAGTGGGACAACGGTGGATTCCCGTCCTGGGCCATCTCCAATCCCGAGATGACCTTGCGGTCCTCCGACCCCTTGTTCACCGGCGTCATCGAGCAGTGGTTCGACCACCTCCTGCCCGTCATCGAGCCGCTGCAGGCTAGCCACAGCGGACCCGTCATTGCCGTGCAGATCGAGAATGAGTACGGCAGCTACGGCGACGACAAGGACTACCTGCGCTGGAACCGCCAGGCCCTCCTTGAGCGCGGCATCACTGAAATGCTGTTCACGGCCGACGGCGGCACGGACTATTTCCTTGACGGCGGCTCCCTGCCTGATACTTGGGCAACGGCCACCCTGGGTTCCCGAGGCCCCGAAAGTGACGAAGTGTGGCAGCGCAGGCGCCCGGGCGAACCCTTCTTCACGGTTGAGTTCTGGAACGGCTGGTTTGACCACTGGAGCGAGGAACACCACACCCGTGACGCCGTCGAAGCTGCGGCCGAGGCGAAAAAGATCCTGGACGTTGGCGGCTCAATCTGCCTCTACATGGCCCACGGCGGCACCAACTTTGGCCTGTCCGCAGGCGCCAACCATGACGGCGCCATCCAGCCAACAGTCACCAGCTATGACTCGGACGCCCCCATCGCAGAAGACGGCCGGCTCACGGCAAAGTTCCATGCAATGCGGGAGGCATTCTTTGCCGCCGCGGGCCGGGAACTGACGCCCGTGCCCGAACATCTGGAGAGGCCGGCACCCGTGCTGACTTCCGCCAGCGTGCCCTTGAGCCGCGGCACGACGCTGCTCGATTTCGTCCGCGCCGCGGAGCCCGTAAGCAGCATCAAGCCACTGTCCTTTGAACAATTGGGCCTTGACCGCGGCCTGGTGCACTACAGCGCAAAGGCCGTCCTGCCCGCCGGTGAGGCAACCATCAAGATTCGCGGACTCCATGACCGGGCCCAGGTTTGGGTGGACAACGCATTCGCTGGCGTCCTCAACGATGCCAACGGCGCAGACGGCCTCAAGGTCACCACCGGGGGCGGCATGGCCCGGGTGGAAATCCTTGTCGAAAACCAGGGCAGGATCAACTACGGCCCCCTTTTTGGCCAAGGCAAGGGAATCCTCGACGGCGTCCTGATCAACCAGCGCTACGTCTTTCACTGGGAACAACGCCCCATCGAACTGGAACTGCCGCTGTCCGAACTGCTTGCCGTCGGCGCCACGAAAACCCCTGCCGCCACGGACAGCCAGCCCGGAGCTGACTCGAGTAGGGGCTTCTTTAGCGGCACCCTGCACGTGGATGCCCCGGCTGACACGTATTTGGCGCTTCCCGACTTTGGCAAGGGCTTCGTGTGGGTCAATGGATTCATGCTTGGACGGTACTGGGAAATTGGTCCGCAGCTGACACTGTACGTTCCTGCACCCCTGCTCCGCACCGGCGAAAACAGCATCACCGTCCTTGAACTTGAGCACGGCGGGACGCAGGCACAGCTTCACGAAGAACCCACTTTGGGTCTTGTGGGGGTAACGTATGTGGAGGATTTGGGATAA
- the ychF gene encoding redox-regulated ATPase YchF, with product MALTIGIVGLPNVGKSTLFNALTRNNVLAANYPFATIEPNVGVVSLPDPRLAQLAKIFGSQRLLPAVVSFVDIAGIVKGASEGEGLGNKFLANIREAEAIAQVIRVFDDPDVVHVDGKVDPRSDMETINTELILADMQTIEKAIPRVEKAVKLKQREAAELNAMLAAQKVLERGDTIFSSIKSDKLEMEHLQELGLLTAKPFIYVFNVDDAVLGNPERQAELRELVAPADAIFLDAKLESDLVELDEDEAREMLEMSGQEESGLDQLARVGFHTLGLQTYLTAGPKETRAWTIHRGDTAPQAAGVIHTDFQRGFIKAEVVHFDDLMEAGSMHEAKAKGKVRIEGKEYVMHDGDVVEFRFNV from the coding sequence GTGGCTCTTACTATTGGCATCGTCGGACTGCCCAACGTCGGCAAATCAACCCTTTTCAACGCACTGACACGCAACAACGTGCTCGCAGCGAACTACCCGTTCGCCACGATCGAGCCCAACGTTGGTGTTGTCAGCCTGCCCGATCCCCGTTTGGCACAGCTGGCCAAGATCTTTGGATCCCAGCGCCTGCTGCCTGCCGTGGTGTCCTTCGTGGACATTGCAGGCATCGTCAAGGGTGCCTCGGAAGGTGAAGGCCTGGGCAACAAGTTCCTGGCCAACATCCGCGAGGCCGAGGCGATCGCCCAGGTCATCCGCGTGTTTGACGACCCCGATGTGGTGCACGTTGACGGCAAGGTTGATCCCCGCTCCGACATGGAGACCATCAACACCGAGCTGATCCTGGCCGACATGCAGACCATTGAAAAGGCCATCCCGCGTGTTGAAAAGGCCGTCAAGCTCAAGCAGCGAGAGGCCGCAGAACTGAACGCCATGCTGGCTGCCCAGAAGGTCCTTGAGCGCGGCGACACCATTTTCTCCTCCATCAAGAGTGACAAGCTGGAGATGGAGCACCTGCAGGAGCTCGGCCTGCTCACCGCCAAGCCGTTCATCTACGTGTTCAACGTTGACGACGCCGTTCTCGGCAACCCTGAGCGCCAAGCCGAGCTGCGGGAACTGGTGGCCCCGGCCGACGCGATCTTCCTTGACGCCAAGTTGGAGTCCGACCTCGTTGAGTTGGACGAGGACGAGGCCCGCGAAATGCTGGAGATGAGCGGCCAGGAAGAGTCTGGCTTGGACCAGCTGGCGCGTGTCGGCTTCCACACCCTGGGCTTGCAGACCTATTTGACGGCCGGCCCGAAGGAAACTCGCGCCTGGACCATTCACCGGGGCGACACCGCCCCGCAGGCTGCCGGCGTCATCCATACCGACTTCCAGCGCGGTTTCATCAAGGCCGAAGTTGTCCACTTCGATGACCTCATGGAGGCCGGTTCCATGCACGAGGCGAAGGCCAAGGGCAAGGTGCGCATTGAAGGCAAGGAATACGTCATGCACGACGGCGACGTGGTGGAATTTAGATTTAATGTTTAG
- the xseA gene encoding exodeoxyribonuclease VII large subunit, which yields MKDGDLTMAETPERKVIAATAAETSPDNPWPLQLLSQKLKAHIEKAPPAWVEAQVIELNKRANVSYLTLRDVDAEVSLSVTIWGSVLSRLEAPLERGSRVVAQLKPDFWLKTGRLSMQGQDIRPVGLGDLLARIEQLRQALAAEGLFDPRRKKQLPLLPHRIGLITGRNSDAMKDVLQNAALRWPAVEFEVREVPVQGVNAVTAVIGALAELDADPAVDVIVIARGGGSLEDLLPFSHESLIRAVAAAQTPVVSAIGHEADRPLLDEVADLRASTPTDAAKRIVPDVSEELRRISQARAQLNRRIEDLLDREFERLSFLRSRPVMATPHLMLTSKYDDVASLGGRARTAVRTQVGRHLDQLAHLRAQVRALSPQKTLDRGYAVVQLEDRSIVRDPEQVNSGAALRIRVAAGDFTATGN from the coding sequence ATGAAGGACGGCGATCTGACAATGGCGGAAACACCGGAGCGCAAGGTTATTGCAGCCACGGCGGCAGAAACCTCCCCCGACAACCCCTGGCCGTTGCAGTTGCTCAGCCAGAAACTCAAGGCCCACATCGAGAAGGCTCCGCCCGCCTGGGTGGAGGCCCAGGTGATCGAACTCAACAAGCGCGCCAACGTCAGCTATTTAACGCTGCGTGACGTTGACGCCGAGGTGTCCTTGAGCGTGACCATCTGGGGCTCGGTGTTGAGCCGGCTGGAGGCGCCGCTGGAGCGTGGTTCGCGGGTGGTTGCCCAGTTGAAGCCGGATTTTTGGCTCAAGACGGGCCGCCTGTCCATGCAGGGGCAGGATATTCGCCCCGTTGGCCTGGGCGATTTGCTGGCCCGGATCGAACAACTGCGCCAGGCCCTGGCCGCCGAGGGACTCTTCGATCCGCGCCGGAAGAAACAGCTGCCCCTGCTGCCGCACCGGATTGGGCTGATCACGGGCCGCAACTCGGATGCCATGAAGGATGTGCTGCAAAACGCCGCACTGCGCTGGCCCGCCGTCGAATTTGAGGTCCGCGAGGTCCCCGTGCAGGGCGTCAACGCCGTCACCGCCGTCATTGGCGCGCTGGCCGAGCTTGACGCCGATCCCGCCGTCGACGTGATCGTCATCGCCCGCGGCGGCGGCTCCCTGGAGGACCTGCTGCCGTTCAGCCACGAATCACTCATCCGCGCCGTTGCCGCCGCCCAGACTCCCGTGGTCAGTGCCATCGGGCACGAGGCCGACCGTCCGCTGCTGGATGAGGTGGCCGACCTTCGCGCGTCAACGCCCACCGACGCCGCCAAGCGGATTGTTCCCGACGTCAGTGAGGAGCTGCGCCGCATCAGTCAGGCCCGGGCGCAGCTCAACCGCCGCATTGAGGACCTCCTGGACCGTGAATTCGAACGGCTCAGCTTTCTGCGTTCCCGCCCGGTGATGGCCACCCCCCATTTGATGCTCACCAGCAAGTACGACGACGTTGCCTCCTTGGGCGGGCGCGCCAGGACCGCCGTGCGCACCCAGGTGGGGCGGCACCTCGACCAGTTGGCCCACCTCCGTGCCCAGGTGAGGGCGCTGTCGCCGCAAAAAACCCTTGACAGAGGTTACGCCGTGGTTCAGCTTGAAGACCGCAGCATTGTACGGGACCCCGAACAGGTCAACAGCGGAGCAGCGTTGCGGATCCGGGTCGCCGCCGGCGACTTCACCGCCACAGGAAACTAA
- a CDS encoding phosphate--nucleotide phosphotransferase — translation MSLPIGFTDHPADLLRVGQGFSLAAAPTDAAPGYSGKKIDGAETLAERAPVLAQLQEQLFAESRFGGQKSVLLVLQAMDTAGKGGVVGRVVGAVDPQGVKLKSFKSPTEEEKAHDFLWRVRPAAPEPGMFGVFDRSHYEDVLIHRVHGWADEQELERRYAAINDYEQELVDSGTTIVKVMLNISQDEQLERLSARLHDPTKYWKYSPTDLDERQYWPAYMDAYQRVFEKTSTEHAPWHVVPADKKWYARMAVQELLIKELGGLNLQWPAGDFDVAAERARLKDA, via the coding sequence ATGTCATTGCCCATTGGATTCACCGACCACCCGGCCGATCTGCTGCGTGTTGGCCAGGGTTTCTCCCTGGCCGCCGCGCCCACTGATGCCGCCCCCGGCTACTCAGGCAAGAAGATCGACGGCGCCGAGACCTTGGCTGAGCGGGCACCGGTGCTTGCACAGCTGCAGGAGCAGCTTTTTGCCGAGAGCCGGTTTGGCGGGCAAAAGTCAGTGTTGTTGGTGCTGCAGGCCATGGATACCGCAGGCAAGGGCGGGGTCGTGGGCCGTGTGGTGGGTGCTGTGGATCCCCAAGGCGTGAAGTTGAAGTCTTTCAAGTCCCCGACCGAGGAAGAAAAAGCGCATGATTTCCTGTGGCGGGTGCGCCCCGCAGCGCCGGAGCCGGGCATGTTTGGCGTCTTTGACAGGTCGCACTACGAGGATGTGCTGATCCACCGGGTCCATGGCTGGGCTGATGAGCAGGAGCTGGAGCGGCGATATGCGGCGATCAACGACTATGAACAGGAGCTCGTTGACTCCGGCACCACCATCGTCAAGGTCATGTTGAACATCAGCCAGGACGAACAGCTTGAACGGTTGTCTGCCCGGTTGCACGACCCCACGAAATACTGGAAGTACAGCCCCACAGACCTGGACGAGCGCCAATACTGGCCGGCGTACATGGACGCCTATCAGCGGGTTTTCGAGAAAACCAGCACCGAGCACGCGCCGTGGCATGTGGTTCCGGCAGACAAGAAATGGTACGCCCGCATGGCGGTGCAGGAACTGCTTATCAAGGAGCTGGGCGGTCTGAACCTGCAATGGCCTGCCGGTGACTTTGACGTTGCCGCGGAAAGGGCCCGCCTCAAGGACGCCTGA
- a CDS encoding DNA recombination protein RmuC → MNEFGWLVAILMLVVGLVLGAAAAAWVLLGRLRGAYEEADAAHERASALNAEFAAADAERRLLSSQNHALAAQQGSDSNVLAALGPVAEKLNAVQRQVSFLERDRVEQYGQLAEQLREAKDADAKLLATTSSLASALRSNSARGRWGEVQLRRVVEAAGMLSHVDFNEQVHAVTDDGIHRPDMVVRLPGGKELVLDAKVPLTAFLNAHDAESMHDGGTTESAAAHHLARHAKAVKAHIDALAGKQYWTSALNSPELVICFVPVESILSSALMTDPDLLDYAMSKNVVLASPISLMAILKSVAFSWRQDVLTESAKELFELSAQLYTRLGTMGEAVSAVGVSLKTSVDRYNKLVGTLEARVLPTARKLNALDPKTLESPAQVEVTPRTLTAPEFDAAS, encoded by the coding sequence ATGAACGAATTCGGGTGGCTTGTAGCAATTTTAATGTTGGTCGTAGGGCTTGTCCTCGGTGCAGCTGCGGCGGCGTGGGTGCTGCTGGGCAGGTTGCGCGGAGCGTATGAGGAAGCTGACGCGGCCCATGAGCGGGCTTCCGCCCTGAACGCGGAATTCGCCGCCGCGGATGCCGAGCGCCGGCTGCTCAGCTCGCAAAACCATGCGCTGGCGGCACAGCAGGGCTCGGACTCAAATGTCTTGGCTGCGTTGGGGCCGGTGGCTGAGAAACTCAATGCCGTCCAGCGCCAGGTGTCCTTCTTGGAGCGCGACCGCGTGGAGCAGTACGGCCAGCTCGCCGAACAGCTGCGTGAAGCCAAGGATGCGGATGCCAAGTTGCTGGCCACCACATCCTCGCTCGCCTCGGCGCTGCGCTCAAACAGTGCCCGCGGCAGGTGGGGCGAGGTCCAGCTGCGCCGTGTGGTGGAGGCTGCCGGTATGCTGTCCCACGTCGATTTCAATGAGCAGGTCCACGCCGTCACCGATGATGGAATCCACCGCCCCGACATGGTTGTCCGTCTCCCCGGCGGGAAGGAGCTGGTGCTGGATGCCAAGGTTCCCCTGACGGCTTTCCTCAATGCTCATGACGCTGAGTCCATGCACGACGGCGGCACAACAGAGAGTGCCGCAGCCCACCATTTAGCCCGCCACGCCAAGGCGGTCAAGGCCCACATTGATGCCCTTGCCGGCAAGCAGTACTGGACCTCGGCGCTGAACTCGCCCGAGCTGGTGATTTGTTTTGTGCCAGTGGAGTCCATTCTGTCCTCAGCCCTCATGACAGATCCGGACCTTCTGGATTACGCGATGAGCAAGAACGTGGTGCTGGCGTCCCCCATCTCGCTCATGGCCATTTTGAAATCTGTCGCCTTTAGCTGGCGCCAAGATGTCCTGACGGAAAGCGCCAAGGAACTCTTTGAACTCTCAGCCCAGCTCTACACCCGCCTCGGCACCATGGGCGAGGCCGTCTCGGCTGTGGGGGTGTCCTTGAAAACCAGCGTCGACCGGTACAACAAGCTGGTGGGAACACTCGAGGCCAGAGTCCTGCCCACGGCACGCAAGCTCAACGCGCTGGACCCCAAAACATTGGAGTCCCCCGCCCAAGTGGAAGTCACACCGCGCACGCTCACGGCACCGGAGTTTGACGCGGCCAGTTAG
- a CDS encoding pyridoxal phosphate-dependent aminotransferase, with protein sequence MAEITQSTKLHNVLYDIRGPLLQRAQQMESEGHRILKLNIGNPATFGFEAPDAILVDMIRHLPHAQGYTDSRGIFSARTAVVQYYQTRGIQNIHVDDVYLGNGVSELITLSLMALLNNGDEVLIPAPDYPLWTASVSLAGGRPVHYICDEDSDWWPDLEDLEAKITPKTKGMVIINPNNPTGAVYPTHVIQAMVDLARKHNLVVFSDEIYEKILYDGTEFTNTAAFTGDDVLCMTFSGLSKAYRICGYRAGWLAISGPKAEAADYIEGINLLANMRLCANAPGQHAIQTALGGHQSIEDLILPGGRLREQRDIAYRLLNEIPGVSTNQAQGALYLFPKLDPEAYPIKSDEKFALDLLESQKILISHGTAFNWIRPDHFRLVTLPNVKDLEEAIGRIAEFLSTYKP encoded by the coding sequence ATGGCAGAAATTACCCAGTCCACCAAGCTTCACAACGTTCTCTACGACATCCGCGGCCCCCTGCTGCAACGTGCGCAGCAGATGGAGTCTGAGGGGCACAGAATCCTCAAGCTCAACATTGGCAATCCTGCGACCTTTGGTTTTGAAGCTCCGGATGCCATTTTGGTGGACATGATCCGCCACCTCCCGCATGCCCAGGGCTACACGGATTCACGCGGCATCTTCTCCGCCCGCACAGCAGTAGTGCAGTACTACCAAACGCGCGGCATCCAGAACATCCACGTGGATGACGTGTATCTGGGCAACGGTGTCAGCGAATTGATCACCCTGTCCCTGATGGCGTTGCTGAACAATGGCGACGAGGTGCTCATTCCCGCACCGGACTACCCGCTGTGGACGGCATCCGTCAGCCTCGCAGGAGGCCGGCCGGTGCACTACATCTGCGATGAGGACAGCGACTGGTGGCCGGACCTGGAGGATCTGGAAGCCAAGATCACGCCGAAGACCAAGGGCATGGTGATCATCAACCCGAACAACCCCACAGGTGCCGTTTATCCTACGCACGTCATCCAGGCCATGGTGGACCTAGCACGCAAGCACAACCTCGTGGTCTTCTCCGATGAGATCTACGAGAAGATTCTGTACGACGGCACCGAATTCACCAACACTGCTGCGTTCACCGGTGACGACGTGCTGTGCATGACATTCAGCGGACTATCCAAGGCCTACCGGATTTGTGGCTACCGTGCGGGCTGGCTGGCCATTTCAGGACCGAAGGCCGAAGCCGCCGACTACATAGAGGGCATCAACCTCCTGGCCAACATGCGACTCTGCGCCAATGCACCGGGGCAGCACGCCATCCAAACCGCGCTTGGCGGACACCAGAGCATTGAAGACCTGATCCTGCCCGGTGGCCGCCTGCGTGAACAGCGCGACATCGCCTACCGGCTCCTGAACGAGATCCCGGGCGTCAGCACAAACCAGGCCCAAGGCGCCCTGTACCTGTTCCCCAAGTTGGATCCTGAGGCGTACCCGATCAAGAGTGATGAGAAATTTGCCCTTGACCTGTTGGAATCACAAAAGATACTGATTTCACACGGCACAGCCTTCAACTGGATTCGACCGGACCACTTCCGTCTTGTCACTTTGCCCAACGTCAAGGACTTGGAAGAGGCCATCGGCCGCATTGCGGAGTTCCTGAGTACATACAAACCCTAG